The proteins below come from a single Triticum aestivum cultivar Chinese Spring chromosome 5D, IWGSC CS RefSeq v2.1, whole genome shotgun sequence genomic window:
- the LOC123123783 gene encoding pirin-like protein, with product MSSSSTPVTFENPRKVMKKVLSLSQSEGDGATVRRSIGGCELPNLDPFLLLDEFSVSKPAGFPDHPHRGFETVTYMLDGAFTHQDFSGRKGTIRTGDVQWMTAGRGIVHSEMPAADGVQKGLQLWINLASKDKMIEPRYQEIESKDISQAEKDGVAVRIIAGEAFGVRSPVYTRTPTMYMDFTMQPGSQLHLPIPEGWNAFVYIIEGEGVFGKENAVPASAHHCLVLGAGDGLSVWNRSGAPLRFALAAGQPLNEPVVQQGPFVMNSRAQIQQAMEDYYYGRNGFEKASQWSSA from the exons ATGTCTTCGTCTTCCACGCCCGTGACGTTCGAGAATCcgaggaaggtgatgaagaaggTGCTGTCCTTGTCCCAGTCCGAGGGGGACggcgccaccgtccgccggagcatcGGCGG TTGCGAGCTCCCGAACCTGGACCCGTTCCTCCTGCTCGACGAGTTCTCTGTCTCCAAGCCCGCCGGCTTCCCCGACCACCCCCACCGGGGCTTCGAGACCGTCACCTACATGCTAGAC GGGGCCTTCACCCACCAGGATTTCTCTGGCCGCAAGGGCACCATCAGGACAGGAGATGTGCAG TGGATGACGGCGGGGCGCGGCATCGTGCACTCGGAGATGCCGGCGGCCGACGGAGTGCAGAAGGGCCTGCAGCTCTGGATCAACCTCGCCTCCAAAGACAAGAT GATCGAGCCGCGGTACCAGGAGATTGAGAGCAAGGACATCAGCCAGGCCGAGAAGGACGGCGTGGCGGTGCGGATCATTGCGGGGGAAGCCTTTGGGGTGCGGTCGCCGGTCTACACACGGACGCCGACCATGTACATGGACTTCACAATGCAACCAGGTTCGCAGCTCCACCTGCCAATCCCAGAGGGCTGGAACGCCTTCGTGTACATCATCGAGGGGGAGGGCGTGTTCGGCAAGGAGAATGCAGTGCCGGCGAGCGCGCACCACTGCCTTGTGCTTGGCGCGGGGGACGGGCTCAGCGTGTGGAATCGGTCAGGCGCACCGCTGCGGTTCGCGCTGGCGGCGGGGCAGCCGCTGAACGAGCCAGTGGTGCAGCAGGGGCCCTTCGTCATGAACTCGCGGGCCCAGATCCAGCAGGCCATGGAGGATTACTACTACGGCCGCAACGGCTTCGAGAAGGCCAGCCAGTGGAGCTCCGCCTGA